GCTTTTCAGAGACCCTCTCTATCTAGTCTGACTGAACTTGAGCTAATTTGctgaataaaaattaacaaagctgacattcccctaaagacttgcagctgtacaATATATAGCTTTGGGAGAGGCAGATACAAATTCACGTcacatttatttcagatttctatttgtgCATCATTTTGTAAACCATCATTCAATTTCACAATCCTGCTCCAACTGCTTGTGATAAAATTACTAAATGCAAGCAAACATGGCTCCAACATGCCTGTGCGGAAAAACTTAAATGGTACGGCTAGTTCTACCAGGCACagggtgtgcatgtgtgttgcGTTGCTGATCTGCTTTTGTACTTATTGCTTTGGGCTTCAACAAAATGTCGTTGGCTAAATGGTGTCATTCTGCAGCGCATAAGGCGTTCTAGTGTTCAGCAACACTGGGAGCCAGCCCAAAGGAATCTAGTTTGTCTTGTCTGCAGAAAGCCTTAGGATGGATACTGTTGTGTTTTGTACTCTGTCATAAGAATTAAATTACATGAGCGATTGTAACCGTTGCTGAAACACTGCAGCTGTGTTCTCTATTGCAAATGCAATCGCATATACCCACACCAAAAACAGCTGTTTGTGTTGGTGGTCCTaaatcatacaaaaaaaaaaaaaaaaaatgggccgGTGTAAATTGGCCTGAATAAATAAGTGGAGCATTATGGCAGGTGCTTCTCCGACTAAAACCTCTAGACAAAACGTCAGAAAATAACACAACGACTTGCGTTCATGTTGCAGAAATgagttaaatttttttgaagAGACTATTAACGGCAGTTGACGTTCCTATTTTTAGGTACGATAACGtcattcatttttgttttaagcttCTGGCACGAGGAATCCGTCCTCTCAGAACCCCTGCAGGCCTAAACAAATTAGATGTTCTATAATGCATACACTGCCTTCTACAGATGCAAAAGACAATTGGTTGACTTATCCATGTTTATCATGCCTGAGTTCCAACCAGTGTCTCTTTTGTAACTAACAACGTCATCTAAATACGAAACATGTCTCTGGTTTTCTAATTATATCTTTGCTGCTTTGTCCCACGCCAATTCCATCACAGGATCACTTCTTTGGTGGAATGGTCATGATTTGTTGAAGCAAATCTGGAAATGGGGAACTAGTGTTTATCAAATAAATATGAATTAAACTATTTTCTTGCCCCTATCCTCTTAGAAATTCGATCCAGAGGTTGAATTATTGATTTTTGTATTCAGACTCTACAGTCGAATTTAACATTTGTCACTCCTGGCCTTCACGTTTAACGGGACAGTtgtattcttgttttttttgtggggtttttttgtcttttattgtgttttcctCCAGATCCTCTATGTCTGCATACAATAAAATGCCAATAGTTTTAAAATCTATAGCCTAAAcaccattttaaataaatggctATTTCATTTTGGTTTAAGACGGTCAGGTGATTTTTGCCTGGTTTTATCCTGCAGGTAGACTGTTACATAGTGTTGGTGCTTGGAATGCAAGCGTTTGCTCTgaaacagtttctttttttgcaaagttttgAGATATCCAGCAGATTGCTACTCAGGGTATGCACAGCCTGTACGCGTGTAGCAATACCTTAATATCTGCTCTAGCTTCtacagcaaaaacaaatgcaaaatggTAAATACTAGAGGAATATGAGAATATTTACTGGTAATTGACAAAAACCCAAGCTGCTGCACTATGAACCGTCTGAAGGCTTTGGAAACTCTTGTAAAACTGCCAAAAGAGCATTGCAGTTATCTAATCTTGAGGAGAAAAGGGCACGAATAAGGATTTTAGCATGCTTAAGCAATACAATCGATGTGATCTTAGTAGTATTTCTCAGACAGAAAAAGGCTGTTGCAGTTCCTTCATGTAATGGTCAAATTAATGGTTTAATGAAAGATTATACTTTAGAATATTGCTGCAGTAAATAGCATCCATAAAAACAGTTGTATTTTcataattctgtttttgttaagaCCATTTAAATTTCAAGCTTTAAGTAGCAAGAAATTACTAGATAACCACTTCTTGACATAATGCAAGCTTAGAGTAGAGTTGTATCAGACCATTGTTGGAAAACTGAAGGAATATATACCTGTAAGTTATtttgatatgtgtgtgtgtgtgtgtgggggggggggtccaaaTGAACAAAGATGTTTTGTAGAGTTGTCAAGCACAAGGGAAACAATAGTGGACTTGATACCGAGCCCTGGGAGACCCTGTGGGAAACGGGAAGTGGTTCTGAGAACGTATTATCAAACTGGCGACACCGATCTTTTGAGCAGGTATGATTTTTAACCACAGTAACGTAATTACAAAGTATGTCTATTAAATTACATTGATCTACTATATCAGAGGAAAAAGTAAGATATAGCAACAATAAGACAGAAAGACAAAGCATGACACTGAGTCTTCACCATTTTTGTGAGTGATGTTTGTGGGAAATGATTTACCTGAAAAACACAGATAGTTCAAGTAAATCATTAGACTTTAGAAAACCTGCAATTGTATTACCGTTGAAAAACTCTGTAGCGTAAATAACTGAAATAgtaatttaaaagttttccCAAATTATTTACTGAAACGTTTTCCGTTATAGCTTGATGATgtatttgtaatttaaaaaaatcgtAGCACTACTTACTAGCCTGACACAGTTATTAATATTTCAGCCGTATAAACATGCTATTCTGCATGTTTTAACGCTCACAAATCACAAATAATTTGTAAACCccattttactgtaaatatgctaataaactgttctgttaaaataactttttttgttaatttctttaactgtttattcatttattcttttGGCAATATAACAATGTTAATATGACAAATACAGACAAAGAACATTACAGCAAAGCATAATACCAGAGGACGGTATACCATATCGTTTTGTTCATACATTCATTGTCAGCCATACAATTCTCTTTAGATCTGGTGTTATATATGTTTGAACTCCTGTTTAAATATTAAGAAAGTTGTTTTGTAGTTGGAAAATATCGATAGATtcctctttatatatatatatatatatatatatatatatatatatatatatatatatatatatatatatatatatatatatatatatatatatgaagttTGAGTTAAActtgatcagttttttttagtaGGATAAGATTAGAATCTAAACAGCACATTAAAATAAGTGATGTTGGGTTTGTCGTTAAAAACAACTCTGGGGACTTCCGTCATGGTTCGGCATAAGCTCATTACGTCATATCCGGCAGACTATCGCTTCCGGATGCGGTGGAGCAGCTAAGACGAAGGAAAGCGCCGCTCCTACAAggattaattaaaatgacaagACGCTGTCGGTGCAGTTAGCATTGCTCGCATTAAATTCGCGAAGACAGACTCAACCATTTCGGGCTGTTTGTTGCTTTTAGTCTTCCTTCGACCAATTGAGTTGTTTTGCGGAGTGTTTATTATCCTCGAGCTGCTAGCTTAAGCTCCGGCTAGCTGGTGCGCAGACAAACGGCTTCTGTCTGAGATGATAATCGCACTCGCTGCCGTTTAACCTGATATAGCACGCCCTCTTTTCCGTGTTCAGGTGTGTGCAGCTGTCTGCCTGCTTCGGCTGTATTTTTGGAAGCGTTTAGGTCGTTTTTTGTTGGACGAGGTGAGAACGCAACAAAGGGTTTCTACACACAGGGTTTTGGCCATCCTGGCATACAGTCCGGTcgtttaaaagacaaaaacaaagcgaCTATAACAACTCGTCTGTAAAACTTTACAAAATGCCTGGAATCTGGACTTCCGTCTCTTCCAGGAAAAGCTTGCCGATAGTTGGTAAATAACACTTCCCTGTCAGCTGCTAGGCTCCACTACTTTGTCCTTGTTCCGCTGACAGGGCGCTCGACACTACATTCCGCGTTGGATCTGAAGAGGAAGGCGACaacctttatttgttttatcccCGTTTGGCTaagcaaagtttattttttccacaCGCAAAGATCTTCAGCTCAACAGGTACGTCGGCCTTTTCAGTCTGGCATGATGTGAATTAGAGCAGCTTTCTTTTTCATAGACGCCTTATCCATAAGATCTTATAATTATTTTGGGTCTCTGTAAGTTTAAAAAtctccctcccaatggcagcagACTGTGCAGCAGgtgatttcagtttttgaaaattgGACAAGCAGAGGGCAATAGAGGAGTCAGCTTAAGAAATTAAGCAAATAGTGGCTAATTATCTGACAaagtggctcgcacttgagctcCAGCTTTAACCAAGACCTGTTGCCTCCAATTCAAGCCTGTTTGCTACCCGATGAGTGATGTGAGCGATGCCTTGTTTTTTCGTTTATCGTCTATTTTAAGTTTCCACCACAATACTGTGTAAAATGTCTTAATAGAAAACCTATGGGGGAAAATAGACATGGTTTAGGAACATCTCCAGACCACATTTAAAAGTTTGGAAgcagaatgtaaaaaaatgaGGAAAGGAATCAAAGCTAGACGAGACAGAATTTTGTTTCAAATCTCTGGATTTTGTAAATCTTGTGGCACGCCGATGACGGTTTCAGACAATTTTGCTACTTCAAGACCTGTAATATAAAAGAGTGAAATAGGATTATGATTAGAAATGCTTTTTTCTAGCCTAGCTCCTAAGCAGTCATAGGTTATTTGTACTAGGAGCATATTTGATATAATGGTTATCTAAGAGCAGGCACTATAAAAgtgttgtactttttttttttaaacaaagacagaaTGGTGGTGATTTGAAATTATAATCTTTAGTAACTTACATTTGGGATAATGCAGATCCGTACCCTAACTGATGCCCATATTCTTGAATCTAGCATCTTAAAACACCATAAATatgctgtgctctgtttagCCTTCCTCTTAACTACAAAAAGTCTTTGACAACCTGATTCAACAGcaggaacataaaaaaaaaaagttttctttaacaaaaacattttacatcttTAGTGCGTCCTCTGGATCCAAAAAAAATAGTTGGCTTTGAGCAGTTTTCCCCACCGTTGTTGTTATGCAACCAAGAAGTGctgtggtgcattcactgatAAGAAAAACATGGGACTTTTTGAATTTCTCACAGGCTGAAAATTGACCTGTTCAAGTCAACAGCTCCAAACCGTGGCCCAGTGCTGTggattttgttcatttattgctAAACACTTGTGCTTTAGTTGCTTATATGTTCCAGAAACGTGTTTGCGCCTATTTATGATGTTTCTATGCGGTCATTTTCCAAGTTCctcaacaaagaaaacaaaaaaaaaatgtcagatgtCGTAGACCACAATCAATGATACATAGTTTCTTCATGTTTGTTTAGCCACTCCAACTACAAATATgcaactgtaaaaaaacaaatctatatTTAGACACGCTTCTTTGCTCAGCAGTTTATTAACCTAATGATATAAATTTTACTGTAGTTACACTTGTAGTAAATCAAACATAAACTTTAgtcaaacataaatgttttgctGCCGACAGACAAAAAAGGCTCACGTTTGTCACATATCTTTTCTAATATGTCCAAACTAAATTTGCCATTGTGTACCCAGAGTTCCCAGCGATCATCTATATTATACTCGTTAGCAACTTGCCAGAGATATAAAAATGCTCCTCGTCAGGACTGCCACCCCCACACAAAGTGCTTCGCACATGACATTGTAATGAGGCTCATGTCGTGTCGGCATGGAGCTGATGTATGTATATTCACGGGTACAGTGGCCCTCTTGTCCTCCTGTCCCACAGTGAAGGATGAATGGCCTCTCTCTCAGAGAGCTCTGCTGCCTGTTCTGCTGCCCACCATGCCCGAGCCGCATCGCAGCCAAGCTGGCCTTCCTGCCTCCGGAGCCCACGTACGCCTTTCTGCCGGACCCTGAAACGGGCCCGCCCACTCCGGGCGCAACCGGGACGTCGAGCCTGCGGTCAAGGAGTGGAGCCTCGGTTTCTGGAAGCGGGGGAGCTGGTGGCGTGGAGGGGAGGTGGAAGCTTCACCTGACAGAGCGGGCCGAGTATCAGTACTCCCAGCGAGAGCTCGACACCATCGAGGTCTTCCTCACTCGCTCCAGCAGGGGCAACAAAGTCGGCTGCATGTATGTGCGCTGCTCACCGAACGCCAGGTGAGAAACTTGAAAGTGCTCccttaatgaaaacaaaattgagTGTGTGTAATGCGTTTTAAAGGTGTCTTcgcatttttaattaatttttggTTGTCACATTTGCTCAGATCATAAGCTCCAGTCCTCAACGACCGTTATGCAGCAAATGTTTTACGCGTCTCTGGTTAGACACACTGGTATGAAATGTTTAGGTGTCAGGAATCTATAGAACTTTATTGCACACTTAGTAGGATATTTAGAAATGTCATTTAGCTTTGATGGACCTGAAAATTGTCTAAATGTTGGCAGAAAGTGgttctcgaggactggagtttctACTGCTGATCAATTTAAAGAGACGCACCAATCAGAGAGGTGTAGctgatttctgattttgtttagtttttttgtaaagtttagGTATCATAATATGATTTTATAACCGacaggaaaatatatttatttttggccaACTTTGTCTATAATTTTCTTTAGTAACAACGTCCACACCAAAGAGTGTTTTTCGATCAGGAACTAGCAGTGCTTTAAAATGCTGTGTTCAAAGGTTGGAGTGAGATTAATTTTTGAAGTTCCTCGATAGCTAGTTGATTAGTTCTTTTCAAACTCAAAATAGTCCTGAGTCtagtattttgttttcacatttaggcttccttttgtttctgttgaCTTAACTCACCCAGATTTTCTAATGGATCTCTGCCAACTAAAACTCCTTTCCTCTAATGAAATCTAaccctcttctttctttctgactCTATAGAAACTTGAAATTTGAGTTCCccttgtttggtttttattgtAGTGATCATAGTGAAGCAGGGCGTTACAAGTGATATTAGTATCCAGTAAGTCAGAGACAAAGTCGTCACAGGTCTGTGTCATTGACCATATATGATCAGTATGTAGGTTTATGGTGCTGGTTTAAACATTGACAGACACAACAGACACTGTTGTGAGATATGGACATAATTTAGATTCACCGAGGGACCCACCCTGCTAATTTGAGCAGTTGCTGATTAACTTATaaagtcaattaaaaaataaactggcaAAACTGGAAAACCGACTTCACTAGCGTGTTTTTTCCACTATTAACGATAACAAAATGCTTATtgataattaaatatttatcagTTACCAGATAAAATCCTATTATTTGGAACCATCAACAACTAAACAGATGTTATTCCTAAccataattttaacatttaaggAAACTGAAGCTCATCTCCCAAACACTTCCCTTAAATCTGTCTCTCCTCAGATTTACCGTGCTTTTCTCACATGGCAACGCGGTCGACCTTGGCCAGATGAGCAGCTTCTACCTCGGCCTCGGCACTCGTATCAACTGCAACATCTTCTCCTACGACTACTCCGGTTATGGAGTCAGTACGGGAAAGCCCACCGAGAAGAACCTGTACGCCGACATAGACGCCGCCTGGCACGCTCTGCGTACACGGTAAGTCATTAGGAAATCGCCTCATGCTTGCTCTGCTCtcccagagttttttttttttttttttttatagcttgtTTATGCCTAGAGTTTATCAAATGGAAGATATGGTCTTGTAAAAAAAAGCTTAGGGCACACGTACAAGTTTGTGTTTCTCTAACACATTTGaggcattttgtattttaaaactttctATGCCgagcccccctccccccccctttATGGGAACGTAGTTTTCCAGGGCCCCCCCATCTCTGGATGAGACTGTCACATATGATTTTAGTTGAGgtaaagaaaatgaaggaaaatcaGTACTGATCAATGAAGTGTTTTTCATgtcaagtaaaaaaattaacaaatttttttttaatccttttttgcTTCTGGTTTTGTCTTATCAAAATAAAGAAGCAATTAAAATGGTCTTTAGTTTAAATCCAACCtccataaattattaaaaatgatatATAAAACTAAATCTGTAAATCTTTAGGATCTGTTAAGTTAATTTGTGCCCAAAATATGCAACTAAACTATAAATGTAGATATTTTTGACTTATTGTTCAGgctcaaaatgtttttagattTGGTATCaatattggttaaaaaaattatgaatctttttattttagctatgcaaaaaaatgtatttcctgaATTTCTTATGCCATTGTTTTGTCAATAAATGTGAACTACTTCTTTTATCTTAGGATACAATTTTTGGTAAAGGACCCAATATTTACGAGTAAAACATGAAATTAACTTCCACGTCTCCTCATtataaaatttttgtttttatttgcaccAAAACTACAGAGGAACTGAACAGCTCTGCATCTAGACAGATGCATGTGAGAGCGTGTGCATGGGGCCCGCGTAATGCAGGACAGCGCTGGCTAACAATGGAGCCAAGC
The Fundulus heteroclitus isolate FHET01 chromosome 9, MU-UCD_Fhet_4.1, whole genome shotgun sequence genome window above contains:
- the abhd17ab gene encoding alpha/beta hydrolase domain-containing protein 17A; the protein is MNGLSLRELCCLFCCPPCPSRIAAKLAFLPPEPTYAFLPDPETGPPTPGATGTSSLRSRSGASVSGSGGAGGVEGRWKLHLTERAEYQYSQRELDTIEVFLTRSSRGNKVGCMYVRCSPNARFTVLFSHGNAVDLGQMSSFYLGLGTRINCNIFSYDYSGYGVSTGKPTEKNLYADIDAAWHALRTRYCIVPENIILYGQSIGTVPTVDLASRYECAAVVLHSPLTSGMRVAFPETKKTYCFDAFPNIEKVSKITSPVLIIHGTEDEVIDFSHGLALYERCPKAVEPLWVEGAGHNDIELYSQYLDRLRHFIGQELAVQHA